GATGCAGGCACTGGAGTTGCTCTTTCTGGAGTCTTCTTGTATTCACAGGTGAAGCGCCTTAAGCCAAAGAAAGCTTGAAATTTTGTGGAGAAATTTTTGctcttaatttgattttttagatCTAAAGTTACGCATTCAAGAATTTGGTTTTAGGTCAGGTTGGTGACTGAATTAGAAatttggttttccttttatGCTATTTAACTTATTTGGCTATTCTTTTGTGGACCAAGAGTAAATGATGCTGTTCCCCGAACCATCCTTCTATCACCTTTGTACTCTTGGTTGGGTTTATAATTGGAATTTAGAATGTAATTCCTTGTGCTATTTCacgtttttttaataattagatCAACAATACAACAAACACACCCAATTTTACAGCATGATGTGCTCGATTATAAGTGGTTGACCAAAAATGATGGGTCCATGTAAACAAGAGCATGCAGAAAGTGTATAACTCATAGTCAACTATTATAATCTGACTGGATGCATGGAGTACGAAGATTTACAGGAACATGTTAGTTGCCTCTTATATGCAGTATGGGTTGGTTCGGAAAAGGTCGGGTGTGGTAGTGTATCTCTCTATTATACCTGACTGCAAAACATTCACATATTTTGGCTATATCACTATTATTTACATCTTCTAACAAGTTAGGAAGTGTAGAGGGGACAACTTTAATGCTGAGAATCCTTAAAGAGCGAAACAAAAGCACAGAGCAGAAGGTTATTATCACTGAAAGCTTGATCATAGAAGAGATTGTGTTTCCGGAGAGCATCATAAGTATTACAAACATAATATGTAGCTATTGTTGTACTtgctttttatattaaaagtaGTTTTGCAAACATTGTCAACATACACCTTGAGGTTTCAAACTTTCAATCATACACAACCCAAGCAGCCGCATCCCACACACCCACCCACTGCTGCCGCCAACCCACCACCCACCACCGACTCATCCATAGGAACCCACCCATAGGCCAACCCACCCACCAAGTTGAGATGCTAGACAATGCAAACCCAATAAGCTGAGATGCTAGACAAAATAGTAATGTTTTGCTCTGAGATGAACTAAACCGAATCAAGTAGCTTCGTTGTATGAGATAGATCAGAGAGGAGAGAGtgaaaaaacatgaaaaaaaaaaaacggtgaAGGAGATTTTATAGGTTAGTGATGATGGAATTTGTGAGATAGTAGAGAGGAAATTGGGGTGGCTCATGAAtgggaagagaagagaggaaaagggaaaaggggAGAACAAAAGAGTCTATGAGAGTGGAGAGGGTGAAGTAGTGATTCGTGTGGCTCAAAGTGAAAATAAGAAGAGATATTTtatttgagatgagagaaaaaaatgaataaaaaataataaaaatcaaatggcATTTCTTTTAGTACCGTCCTAAAGATGAGATTCTACTGTagaaaatgccaaaaatttttAGCGTTTAACACACCTCATGATAGtttgattttggtgtttggtgtgtcaaatgctaaatatttgacatttgacacacttgatgggaatgctcttgtACATATGAGTATACGACATTATCATCGGTGTTTAAAATATGTCTTACAATTTCtttgaaacaataaaatattaaaataatgaactctcaaaaaaaaaaaaaaaaaaattggtgataACTAAacagggaaagaaaaaaagaagaagaagaagatgaaatcTATAATCTAATCTACTTTCAGTACAGGCTAGTAGATACACAAATTTCTACTATTCTATAGTTTTCAAATGTACCCAgaaacatttatttatatggATGGATTACTTATATAAACCAAATATTATACAGAGAACTTCACCATATAATAACGTTCATCAAcatctaaattttaattgtatcaATAAGTTCATGGCCATCCTatcagcaacaaaaaaaaaaagtttcatggCTACAGTAAAAACATGCATATAATGCCATTGACCagcatttaaaatttaattctttcttcttctcaaaaaaaaaaaaaaaaaaagttgtctaATAACTCCACGACCACATGAAAAGTTACATGTCTggtattaattaattagtagAATCTGGAAAGGGAAAAGACTCAAAAGagaaatggaaaatttaaaatttgcaaATTTAGAAACCATACTAGCTCATAGTGCAAGTTATTATAGGCTAATTAAATTTAgtactaattagtaattacgAAATTTGACCGATATAAACAGAAAGGGTTTTCTAATAACAGTGTGGCTCTATGTTTAACACTTTCCCTTACAACTAGCTAATGAATATTAAACAGTCCACAAATTGTTTTGACTTCCAGCAAATTAACACCAACATGTATTAAGTATAACATCGAGTAAAAACTGTCATTAATGCCTACAGTATCCACTCCGTTACGCTTTTTTCTGAGTATTTATACTCCATTATTTATTACATTAACTTAAGGcttcaatagttttttttttactgatgaTGAAAGATATACATGAAGCTTTCACATTCCTTGACATAATGTTTCTAAATTCTTCATTTATAGCAAAATTCCAACACGAATTGCTTATTAAGGAGGTACACACATTTATTGTACTTTAATATCATGCATGCTTACTATTAACATGTTGATATACTTGGagcaaaataacataaaagttgTATATTAGATGAAGTACTCATACTGAAAAATTACGATCGAGGAGTACTTAATTAATTGCCATCTAAACATGTCCCTACGTATATCATCTATACATATACGTGAGATGCATGGTAATGTGTGGTGCATGCCTGAGTTTGACCTCAAAATGTTACAAAgcactctttttttctttttcttttttttttttttttttttaatttcaataattacaatatggTACGTATATCATCTATACATATACATGAGATGCATGGTAATGTGTGGTGCATGCCTAAGTTTGACCTCAAAATGTTACAAAgcactctttttttattttttatttttttttaatttcaataattacaatatggATGAGAGATTTAAATCCTAGaagttttagttaaaaataccaaaaaagtATCAGTCAAGTTACATGATCATTCTTATCAAAGTCATTCAAATTATGTAAAAGTGATGATACTTAACAATGGACACACTAATAGCAAACAATACAACTCCAAATATATTagttggaaaataaataaataaatgttcaaaatttttgttcataatAAGCCTGAAAAGACATTATACACTCAATTCCCTTACAGATAAATACAATTCCATACAAACAGTTTGAGTACATATGTCACAAGAATTCcaatagtattatttattttattatatattattattattataattttatatgtatgTTTTCCCTTCGTGCATGCGTGTTACCCAACTATTTTCCATTCATTCTTGAATTCTTCCTCTCAAAGTAATTCAAGGAAAAAAACTTTCAGCCAATGGCATAAGAAAAAAAGGGAACTCTGAAGCCAAATTCCTAAGGGCTTACACATTTGGCTTCATTAACTTGAGACATCATCTCCACCAAATCCAGCTCCTTCTTCACATCACAATCTACCACTGGAGTCATATCAACTGGAATATCCATGTCAAAGTCATTCTCATCCACAACTACTGGAGGACAATGCAGCATATTCTCATTAACCACAGGACCACAAGGCATTTGATCATCAAAATTGTTCTCATCCATAATAGGAGCATTGTTAGGTATGTCATCAAGAAGAGAATCGATACTACAGCTCTCCTGAAACATGTTTTCGTCGAAACAAAAGTCCGGAACCTCATTGAAATCATAGTTTGGAACCAACCGAGCATTAGGGGAAAACTGGTCAGTGGACTGTGGCAGCTGAGTTGGTGTTTTAATGGTGGTGTTATTGGCTGTGGCATTACTAGAAGaagtttttcttctgttttgCACCATGTTTGATGGGTCCAAGTTCAAGCCCTTGATGTATTCTTGTAAAAGAGAGCCTCTAGGGTACTTTGAACGACATTTTCGTTTCGAGTATTGCCTTCTTTTGGTTGCATTCCAATGGTTCTTGATGGAGTTTTCAGTTCTCCCAGGCAACCTCTTTGCAATCTCTGCCCATTTATTTCCAATCTCTGCATGGGCCTGAATTAGTACCTTATCTTCCTCTTCACTCCATGTATCCTTCTGCAAAGTAACGAAAGAATACGAGCAAAAATAAACgacattttcatgcattggtgTCTAGTGTTAAAAATTGCATATTTGTATCTCCATTTAATCAATGAATTCCATAAAAACATGTAGGGGTAAAGATAGAATAATATAGAATCAATCaagaagaaattaataaaaccttGATGTCTGGTCTAAGATGGTTATGCCATCTCTCTCGGCACTGCTTTCCTATCCTCCCAGGCAACATTTGAGCAATATAAGACCATTTTCTCACTCCATATTGCTTAACCAGTTGAATCAAAATCCTGTATTTACATGGATCAATACATGATAAAGACAACCAAACATGGGGAATAACAAAAGAGCAATACTACAGAAACACAAagtttgacaactttttcacaaCTTGTTAATATGATAAGTTGTGATTGAAGTAATATTACTTTCATATAGGTTTATTACcaatatcacttttattatacacaGATCATAATAAATCAAGTCAACAGTTGTAAAAACACGAAAATTTTGTGTTGCTAGatttattgataacaaaaatacataattgaTAGGATTTTGATTGTCTCACACTCTTAATATTCACACTCCATACACATTGGACAATCATATACGAAGTGTGGACATCAAGTATCCacatagaattcatattttcaaACTAATATCCAATGTGTATGGAGTGTGAATATTGAAAGTGTCAGACAATAATTTACCTagataatgtaaaaattatctatatatatatatatgtatatatatatattgaggaaTGAAATCTTTTGTACCTGTCTTCTTCAACTGTCCATTGACCCTTAACAACATTAGATTTCTTACGACCTTTTTGTGGTTTTTTAGTTGTTGGCAATGCTCTATTTTTGTTCATGCCAATTTTTTTGTAGTACCCATTTTCCGCTGTTATGCATGAGACTTCATCTGGTACAACAAAATTCAGAGGTTTTATTATGTCTTGGCTAGTAAAGATCACATGACTCCGATCTGATCCCATAATATCAATGGGATTTCTCTGAGGGAGATTCAAGTATCCTCCACTCTCGAAATTGTCCATAACATGACCATGCCCACCATTATCCATAAATGGCTTACACTCGTAAATATCAAAATCAGTTGA
The Quercus lobata isolate SW786 chromosome 10, ValleyOak3.0 Primary Assembly, whole genome shotgun sequence DNA segment above includes these coding regions:
- the LOC115964334 gene encoding transcription factor MYB98-like — translated: MFDHSSSLPLSLMELDTKFRENLASQPMLLSDNYLKSYMKDDFSFEAPSSKGFLQDFHHLDQFQTIGSSSNPIFGVQTQCYDTLNNNLAYGCTSTDFDIYECKPFMDNGGHGHVMDNFESGGYLNLPQRNPIDIMGSDRSHVIFTSQDIIKPLNFVVPDEVSCITAENGYYKKIGMNKNRALPTTKKPQKGRKKSNVVKGQWTVEEDRILIQLVKQYGVRKWSYIAQMLPGRIGKQCRERWHNHLRPDIKKDTWSEEEDKVLIQAHAEIGNKWAEIAKRLPGRTENSIKNHWNATKRRQYSKRKCRSKYPRGSLLQEYIKGLNLDPSNMVQNRRKTSSSNATANNTTIKTPTQLPQSTDQFSPNARLVPNYDFNEVPDFCFDENMFQESCSIDSLLDDIPNNAPIMDENNFDDQMPCGPVVNENMLHCPPVVVDENDFDMDIPVDMTPVVDCDVKKELDLVEMMSQVNEAKCVSP